In Pseudobacter ginsenosidimutans, the following are encoded in one genomic region:
- a CDS encoding T9SS type A sorting domain-containing protein, producing the protein MKNFSLMVLLILGCSQAGAQSVQPETINSSGRHSTTGGIHFEYAVGGLAPSSLDAGPVLLTQDFLQPFAGTATEVPAVGSPQLTSGTVVNNAGTTLINGNNLLEYTLGEFASITLSNSNNLLTQGILQPYLQQGPLPVTGLDFTARRINTNQVLLNWSTKQEINNSGFYIERKKETETDFAPLTFISSKATDGNSVSALSYTYTDMNGYSGKTYYRLKQLDKDEKYVFSPIRIVAAQEKDVVMMKAWPVPAINNLNVKVTGIKSTEQLQVLDMQGRVVKRYLISNEQIININGLPSGTYILRLIKEIPVTEKIVIQ; encoded by the coding sequence ATGAAGAATTTTTCTCTTATGGTATTGTTGATCTTAGGCTGTTCGCAGGCAGGCGCTCAAAGCGTTCAACCTGAAACCATCAACAGTTCTGGCCGCCACAGTACAACCGGCGGCATTCACTTTGAATACGCAGTAGGCGGGTTGGCGCCTTCAAGCCTGGATGCAGGACCTGTGTTGCTTACCCAGGATTTTCTTCAGCCGTTTGCAGGTACTGCTACCGAGGTGCCGGCAGTTGGCAGCCCACAGCTTACCAGTGGAACCGTTGTGAATAATGCGGGCACTACATTGATCAATGGGAACAACCTTCTCGAATATACTTTGGGAGAGTTTGCAAGCATCACTTTATCGAACTCCAATAATCTGCTCACGCAGGGGATATTGCAACCTTATCTTCAACAGGGCCCCCTGCCCGTGACCGGTCTTGATTTTACTGCAAGACGCATCAACACCAACCAGGTGCTGCTCAACTGGAGTACGAAGCAGGAGATCAATAACAGTGGTTTTTATATCGAACGGAAAAAAGAAACTGAAACAGACTTTGCTCCTCTCACTTTCATCTCATCAAAAGCTACGGATGGGAATTCAGTTTCTGCCTTATCTTATACCTATACAGATATGAATGGGTATTCAGGAAAAACTTATTATCGTCTCAAACAATTGGATAAAGATGAGAAATATGTTTTCTCTCCAATAAGAATAGTTGCAGCACAGGAGAAAGATGTTGTGATGATGAAAGCCTGGCCGGTGCCGGCCATAAACAACCTGAATGTGAAAGTTACCGGCATCAAATCAACAGAACAATTGCAGGTGCTGGATATGCAGGGAAGGGTGGTGAAAAGATATCTTATCTCCAACGAGCAAATCATCAATATCAACGGACTTCCATCGGGTACTTATATACTAAGGCTAATTAAGGAAATACCTGTTACGGAAAAAATTGTGATACAATAA
- a CDS encoding C1q-like domain-containing protein: protein MKQLSLILVFVFSILLAQAQMPKAINYQAVARNSSGQAIANQAIKVRLSIVNSAAGNAVIYSETRSVTTNSLGLFNLQIGSAGAVATTGSFTAINWLNNTTTVENLKVELDINNNNSFVDMGVQALVTVPYAFAADQAVNAINIGGHYVDTNTPNTGDILRWNGSAWVATDPVAAAAKRFVGFRAQLTNSILVTGAYNYIPVKFNNDATYSCFDSANVYNPATGVFTAPSSGMYFLNTTMNFYTLGSNYTSNGMMFFYSGSRGILGASGESARIEIVAGKLDSRSLSAIVYLQANEQVTVQLDGINPSVNYPLQLHNECTFQAYKIN from the coding sequence ATGAAACAACTCTCTTTGATCCTTGTATTTGTATTCAGCATTTTACTTGCACAGGCGCAAATGCCTAAAGCAATCAACTACCAGGCGGTGGCTCGTAACAGCTCAGGGCAGGCCATTGCCAATCAGGCCATCAAAGTAAGGCTCAGCATCGTGAATTCAGCAGCGGGTAACGCCGTGATCTATTCTGAAACAAGAAGTGTAACCACCAATTCACTTGGTCTGTTTAATTTGCAGATAGGCAGTGCGGGAGCGGTTGCCACTACCGGCAGTTTTACCGCCATTAATTGGCTTAACAACACTACAACAGTTGAGAATCTGAAAGTGGAGCTGGACATCAACAATAACAACTCATTTGTAGATATGGGTGTTCAGGCTTTGGTTACCGTTCCTTATGCTTTTGCTGCAGATCAGGCTGTGAATGCCATCAATATTGGCGGGCATTACGTAGATACCAATACTCCCAATACAGGCGATATACTTCGCTGGAATGGTAGTGCGTGGGTGGCTACAGATCCTGTTGCCGCAGCAGCTAAGAGATTTGTTGGATTCCGTGCGCAGCTAACCAACTCAATTTTAGTTACCGGCGCTTATAATTATATACCAGTGAAATTCAACAATGATGCTACCTATTCTTGTTTTGACAGTGCCAATGTTTATAATCCTGCCACAGGTGTATTTACTGCTCCAAGCAGTGGTATGTATTTCCTGAATACCACTATGAATTTTTATACGCTCGGTTCCAACTACACTTCAAATGGCATGATGTTCTTCTATTCCGGTTCCCGGGGAATATTGGGGGCATCAGGTGAAAGTGCCAGAATCGAAATCGTGGCAGGGAAATTGGATTCCCGCTCATTGAGCGCCATTGTATATCTGCAGGCTAACGAGCAGGTAACTGTTCAATTGGATGGAATAAATCCAAGTGTTAATTATCCATTGCAACTCCACAACGAATGTACTTTCCAGGCTTACAAGATCAATTAA
- a CDS encoding MutS-related protein, which translates to MNFSIDKQSLDELNLMGKFRQGSVYFLFNQMKTRGGEQLLDQLFKQPLVDEAAINERTAIFRFFQEKGLNFPFDAQQVSLMREYVDASAEQGRLASYGNIMVKKVLSILTRDERYKSLIQGLQATIVTLKKCYGFAAELSGMEGPYQRRANEIRQILDTPSLSALIETDIYKAISVRTIATYDHLLKNKINGEIKGVLDFIAEVDVNIVVGHVAATRGFTYAKALPKALNALKAMDLKHPCIDKAIGNNIEMQKHSNVIFLTGANMAGKSTWMKSIGISMYLAHIGFPVAAASMEFSVREGIYSSINVADNIALGYSHFYAEVVRVKNAAEATATGKHLLLMFDELFKGTNVKDAFDGTLAVTEAFSEYANCLFIVSTHIIEVGEALKARDNIQFTYMPTVMEGDVPRYTFRLRNGITEDRQGMMIIRNEGIIELME; encoded by the coding sequence ATGAATTTTTCGATAGATAAGCAATCGCTTGACGAGTTGAATCTCATGGGGAAGTTTCGCCAGGGATCGGTTTACTTTTTGTTCAACCAGATGAAAACGCGTGGGGGAGAGCAGCTGCTGGACCAGTTATTCAAACAGCCACTGGTAGACGAAGCGGCCATTAATGAGCGTACAGCTATATTCCGGTTTTTCCAGGAAAAAGGATTGAATTTTCCTTTTGATGCACAGCAGGTAAGCCTGATGCGGGAATACGTAGATGCTTCTGCTGAACAGGGGCGTCTTGCCAGCTATGGAAATATAATGGTAAAGAAGGTATTGTCCATACTGACCCGCGATGAGCGGTACAAATCTTTAATTCAAGGATTGCAGGCTACCATTGTTACACTGAAAAAATGTTATGGGTTTGCAGCAGAATTGTCTGGGATGGAAGGCCCTTATCAACGAAGAGCCAATGAGATCAGACAAATTCTCGATACGCCTTCATTGTCCGCTTTAATTGAAACAGATATTTACAAAGCTATTTCTGTAAGAACAATTGCAACCTATGATCATCTGCTGAAGAATAAAATAAACGGAGAGATAAAAGGAGTACTGGATTTTATTGCTGAAGTAGATGTGAATATAGTGGTGGGGCATGTAGCTGCTACCAGGGGCTTTACTTATGCCAAAGCACTGCCGAAAGCATTGAATGCCTTAAAGGCAATGGACCTGAAACATCCCTGTATCGATAAGGCCATCGGCAATAATATTGAGATGCAAAAGCATAGTAATGTTATTTTTCTCACCGGAGCCAATATGGCGGGAAAATCAACCTGGATGAAGTCGATCGGCATCAGCATGTACCTGGCTCATATCGGGTTTCCCGTTGCTGCGGCGTCTATGGAGTTTTCCGTGCGGGAAGGGATCTATTCCAGCATCAATGTGGCCGATAATATTGCATTAGGGTATAGTCACTTTTATGCAGAAGTAGTGCGGGTGAAAAATGCCGCCGAAGCCACGGCTACAGGAAAACATCTCCTGCTGATGTTCGATGAATTATTCAAGGGCACCAATGTAAAGGACGCTTTTGATGGTACGCTGGCGGTAACAGAGGCTTTTTCTGAATATGCGAACTGTCTCTTCATTGTTTCCACGCATATTATTGAAGTAGGAGAGGCGCTTAAAGCCAGAGACAATATACAGTTTACATATATGCCAACCGTTATGGAAGGTGATGTTCCCCGCTATACTTTCCGTTTACGTAATGGAATAACCGAAGACAGGCAGGGAATGATGATCATAAGAAATGAAGGAATTATTGAGTTGATGGAGTGA
- a CDS encoding MutS-related protein: MYLQTDDQTIGDLRLFSKRDHSGIYDIYNNTSTRGGEEMLEHMFRNPLSSQEAITNRATIIASLAQLNTCFPFRASLLDSVEKFMADDKEGKDGQRAVLGEKEISNGVTSMIELLHAMREFVQKGDLVNVPALNNEREKMLSLLSTPALKPVFNEKPPGRLSYAAVTAFDLLLRVRERDKILSILQFIYLMDVYISVAQVSSKHNFIFPTVHPKGSNVLRVEGVYHPELKNPVPNSLAMGAEKSVVFLTGANMAGKSTFLRSFSTAVYIAHMGFPVAAGSMEFSVMDGVYTTINLPDNLGIGASHFYAEVLRVKKMAAELGTGKSIFVLFDELFRGTNVKDAHEGTVALTKAFAQKKNSMFIISSHIVEAADELKEKSNIGFHYLPTRMNGTVPEYTYTLEEGITDDRHGMIIIRNEGILDILKRGKKNG, translated from the coding sequence ATGTATTTGCAAACAGATGATCAAACGATCGGGGATCTGAGACTATTCTCCAAACGCGATCATAGCGGGATCTATGATATATACAATAATACAAGCACAAGGGGCGGGGAGGAAATGCTGGAGCATATGTTCAGAAATCCCCTGTCCTCCCAGGAGGCCATTACCAACCGGGCAACTATCATTGCTTCTCTGGCCCAATTGAATACTTGTTTTCCTTTCAGAGCATCATTGTTGGATAGCGTTGAAAAATTCATGGCGGATGATAAAGAAGGTAAAGATGGGCAAAGGGCTGTTTTGGGAGAAAAGGAGATCAGCAACGGCGTTACATCCATGATCGAGCTCTTACATGCGATGCGGGAATTTGTACAGAAAGGGGATCTGGTGAATGTGCCTGCACTGAACAATGAACGTGAAAAGATGCTTTCCCTGCTGAGCACACCTGCATTGAAACCTGTATTTAATGAGAAACCACCGGGCAGGCTCTCTTATGCAGCCGTTACAGCCTTTGATCTGCTGCTGCGGGTTCGTGAGCGCGATAAGATATTATCAATTTTGCAGTTCATTTACCTGATGGATGTATATATTTCTGTTGCACAGGTTTCATCGAAACATAATTTCATTTTTCCAACAGTACATCCGAAAGGTAGCAATGTGCTGCGGGTGGAAGGTGTTTATCATCCAGAGCTAAAGAATCCCGTTCCCAACAGTTTAGCGATGGGTGCGGAAAAATCTGTTGTGTTTCTCACAGGCGCTAACATGGCAGGAAAATCTACTTTCCTGCGATCCTTCAGTACAGCTGTATACATAGCTCATATGGGATTTCCGGTTGCAGCCGGATCAATGGAATTCTCCGTGATGGATGGCGTATATACCACTATCAACCTGCCGGATAATCTTGGAATTGGCGCCAGCCATTTTTATGCAGAAGTATTAAGGGTGAAAAAGATGGCTGCTGAGCTGGGAACGGGTAAGTCGATATTTGTGTTGTTCGATGAATTGTTCAGGGGCACCAATGTAAAAGATGCCCACGAAGGAACAGTGGCCCTCACCAAAGCATTTGCACAAAAGAAGAATAGTATGTTCATCATCTCCTCACATATTGTGGAAGCTGCGGATGAGTTGAAAGAAAAATCCAATATCGGGTTTCATTATTTGCCCACCAGGATGAATGGAACTGTTCCTGAATACACATATACACTGGAAGAAGGTATAACAGATGATCGTCATGGCATGATCATCATACGGAATGAAGGAATATTGGATATCCTGAAAAGAGGAAAGAAAAACGGATAG
- a CDS encoding ABC transporter permease subunit: MIFKIAKNELRNLFYSPVAWFIILAFFVQCAFFYFKALEPLANSTEIFSRNNPENADRLGLGATLQLLLGRDGLFKNIIGNLYLFVPLLTMGLINREINNGSIRLLFSSPIQARHIVFGKYIGVMLFNLLLLAIIAIFMITAAIHVRNADYGILLCSMFGFYLLLGTYSAIGLFMSAITNYQVVAAIGTFTILFCLTKIGALWQQYDFIRDLTWFLSVQDRLGKILTGLLRSRDVIYFLVIIFLFVGFTMIRLRSHLESATRFTTFRRYALVLISGLMIGYISSRPRFTGYWDTTYQKFHTIPEKLQHLLQSFEKDSIVEITMYANLLGREYKMGSPANRNKVLEGVWDPYVRFKPDIKFSYEYYYDYNPKTDHHFETPTDSMLYKQHPGKSLEEIAERYAVVNHEDLSSFKSPDKMQQSIDLDPEGYRLAMTIRYKGRTEFLRTFNDMGFWPDYRTIGGALKRLQSARNPKIGFITGHFERDIYKPGDREYRNHTTAKNMRSSALNLGFAADTLNLALQEIPNDITAIVLADPKVELSVMELNKLKAYINGGGNLMILGVPGKQQILNPLLEELGLRFLPGQLAAHNPKESSDLIHAELMPEAVQLAPESKLFAEYQRDLKDKKRHLHLEELEFRGVVGMEFIDTTRFNRAIFSYTYEGAWLKAKPLNTDSAKAVFTPAEGDSAGIFPVGVLLSRNINNKEQRIIVLNTMINENEEGGGSPDFYSWLHYNEFPIYHTPVYPVDQIRIGNTAAVSWKLIYVWMLPALILFVSSILLVRRHRK; the protein is encoded by the coding sequence ATGATTTTCAAAATAGCTAAGAACGAACTGCGCAACCTTTTCTATTCCCCGGTTGCCTGGTTTATCATCCTGGCATTTTTTGTTCAATGTGCCTTCTTTTACTTCAAGGCCCTGGAACCACTTGCCAACAGTACTGAAATATTTTCGAGGAACAATCCTGAAAACGCAGACAGGCTGGGCCTGGGCGCCACGCTACAATTGCTGCTTGGAAGAGACGGTCTGTTCAAAAATATTATTGGTAACCTTTACCTGTTTGTGCCCTTGTTAACGATGGGCCTCATCAACAGGGAAATCAATAACGGGTCTATCAGATTATTGTTTTCTTCCCCTATACAAGCACGTCATATCGTGTTTGGAAAGTACATCGGAGTTATGCTTTTCAACCTGCTGCTGCTGGCCATCATAGCGATATTCATGATCACAGCTGCGATCCATGTGCGCAATGCAGACTATGGGATCCTGCTTTGTTCCATGTTTGGCTTTTACCTGTTACTGGGAACCTATTCCGCTATCGGATTGTTTATGTCTGCCATCACCAATTACCAGGTAGTGGCTGCAATCGGTACTTTCACGATCTTGTTTTGTTTAACCAAAATAGGAGCGCTCTGGCAACAATATGATTTCATACGTGATCTTACCTGGTTCTTGTCGGTGCAGGACAGACTAGGAAAAATACTGACCGGACTACTGCGGAGCCGGGATGTGATTTACTTTCTGGTGATCATCTTCCTGTTCGTCGGCTTTACCATGATCAGACTGCGCAGTCATCTGGAATCCGCCACCCGCTTCACTACATTCAGAAGATATGCATTGGTATTGATTTCGGGATTGATGATCGGCTATATCAGTTCCCGTCCCCGGTTTACGGGCTATTGGGATACTACCTACCAAAAATTTCATACCATTCCTGAAAAGCTGCAACACCTGCTGCAATCATTTGAAAAAGATAGTATCGTAGAGATAACTATGTATGCCAACCTGCTGGGGCGCGAATATAAAATGGGATCGCCCGCTAATAGGAATAAAGTACTGGAGGGAGTATGGGATCCCTATGTAAGATTCAAACCAGACATAAAATTCAGCTATGAATATTACTATGATTACAATCCCAAAACGGATCATCATTTTGAGACGCCTACAGACAGCATGTTGTACAAACAGCATCCCGGTAAATCCCTGGAAGAGATTGCAGAAAGATATGCTGTGGTGAACCACGAAGATCTGTCTTCATTCAAGTCCCCGGATAAAATGCAACAATCCATCGATCTGGATCCTGAAGGATACAGATTGGCAATGACCATAAGGTATAAAGGACGAACAGAGTTCCTGCGGACTTTCAATGATATGGGCTTCTGGCCGGATTACAGAACAATTGGTGGGGCACTGAAAAGACTTCAATCTGCGCGCAATCCCAAAATTGGTTTTATCACCGGTCATTTTGAACGCGATATTTATAAACCGGGTGATCGCGAATACCGGAATCATACCACGGCGAAAAACATGCGAAGCTCTGCGCTGAACCTGGGGTTTGCAGCAGATACGCTGAACCTGGCCTTGCAAGAGATCCCGAATGACATTACAGCTATCGTGCTCGCCGATCCGAAAGTGGAGCTGTCTGTAATGGAACTGAATAAGCTCAAAGCTTATATTAATGGTGGCGGTAACCTGATGATACTCGGCGTACCAGGCAAGCAACAGATCCTGAATCCGCTCCTGGAAGAATTGGGACTGCGTTTTTTGCCGGGGCAGCTGGCAGCTCACAATCCCAAAGAGTCTTCTGATCTGATTCATGCAGAATTGATGCCGGAGGCCGTTCAGCTGGCGCCGGAAAGCAAGCTGTTTGCAGAATACCAAAGAGATTTGAAAGATAAGAAGAGGCATCTCCACCTGGAAGAGCTGGAGTTCCGGGGAGTGGTTGGCATGGAATTCATCGATACCACCAGGTTTAATAGAGCAATTTTCAGTTATACCTACGAGGGAGCCTGGCTAAAGGCAAAACCACTTAACACAGACAGTGCAAAAGCTGTGTTCACGCCAGCTGAAGGCGACTCAGCCGGAATATTTCCGGTTGGAGTTTTGCTATCGAGAAACATAAACAATAAAGAACAGCGGATCATAGTGCTCAACACCATGATCAATGAAAATGAAGAAGGCGGAGGAAGCCCGGATTTCTACAGCTGGTTGCACTACAACGAATTTCCAATCTATCATACGCCGGTATACCCTGTTGATCAGATCCGGATTGGCAATACTGCAGCCGTAAGCTGGAAACTGATCTATGTTTGGATGCTTCCTGCGTTGATACTCTTTGTGTCTTCCATATTACTTGTTAGAAGACATCGCAAATAG
- a CDS encoding ABC transporter permease subunit, translated as MIFKIARNELRNLFYSPVAWFITLVFFITCAVLFTNKLYDQAVFNELLVKSDPTAMKILSLHATLALYFGLDGLMPGIVRNLHLFIPLLTMGLINREVNNGSIRLLYSSPIKIWHIVFGKYLGLMMYNLLLLAIVGVFVATGFFAVRHIDYGTLLSASFGFFLMLAAYSAVGLFMSSLTTYQIVAALGTFLVLFTLSRIGGLWQQYDFFRDITWLLSMEGRLQKLMVGLIRSKDLIYYLSIVFIFLSFTLIRLQKGRQYSPWYLVLGKHVLVLLIALTVGYIGSRPRYTKYWDTTATKVHTIPAPVQEIISRMDKDSSLEVTLYTNLVDSKQRTPLGLPFNRNGYLEGLWDPYLRFKPEIQFRYEYYYDNNPAINHATLGAGRMYREFPGKSLKHIAEEHAKLFKVSFSKFKSPEEMRRQINLDAEGYSLVMQLKYKGKTEFVRFGTGRPAVQQIGGALKRLINNDNPELAYVYGELERDIYSRGRRDYGEHSMLKENLDALINTGFRIDTIDLRTRDIPKSVTTVVLADPRRELATEVLRKLKAYIAEGKNMLILGEPDKQYVLNPLLRELGVEMLPGQIVEPKYTATPEKILAKPAKGYRAVWGEENYRQSIALNLPVDRPLELPGTAALKYNSGKFDIEPVFETMKDKAWLKAGKLVSDSAQPVFNAAEGDSTGTFSVALKLTRSTGNREQRILVWGDADLLSNWNLPATNNLPPMLLKWLHYGEFPLDKGLIQAKDVMKLPANQAKWLRIVYVFIVPVVILAGAALLLKRRNRK; from the coding sequence ATGATCTTTAAAATTGCCAGGAACGAACTTCGCAATCTTTTCTACTCGCCGGTTGCCTGGTTCATAACGCTTGTGTTCTTTATCACCTGCGCCGTTCTGTTCACCAATAAACTCTACGATCAGGCTGTATTCAATGAACTCCTGGTTAAATCGGATCCTACTGCCATGAAGATCCTGAGCCTGCACGCAACGCTGGCTCTGTATTTTGGTTTGGATGGTCTGATGCCCGGTATTGTTCGCAACCTGCATCTGTTCATTCCTTTGTTGACGATGGGGCTCATTAACCGAGAGGTCAATAACGGTTCCATCCGCTTGCTCTATTCGTCGCCCATTAAGATCTGGCATATCGTATTTGGAAAATACCTGGGGCTGATGATGTACAATCTCTTGCTATTGGCCATTGTAGGTGTTTTTGTGGCAACGGGTTTTTTTGCTGTCAGGCATATCGACTATGGCACTTTGTTGTCAGCTTCCTTCGGGTTCTTTTTGATGCTGGCCGCATATTCGGCCGTGGGTCTTTTTATGTCAAGCCTTACTACGTATCAGATAGTGGCAGCGCTGGGAACTTTTCTTGTTCTCTTCACGCTTTCGCGGATAGGCGGACTCTGGCAGCAATATGATTTTTTCCGGGATATCACCTGGCTGCTTTCGATGGAAGGTCGCCTGCAAAAGCTGATGGTGGGCCTGATCCGAAGCAAGGATCTGATCTATTATCTGAGCATCGTTTTCATATTTCTGAGTTTTACCCTGATCCGATTGCAGAAGGGCAGGCAGTATAGCCCCTGGTATTTGGTATTGGGTAAACATGTATTAGTGTTGTTAATCGCATTGACGGTAGGCTATATCGGTTCCCGTCCCCGTTATACAAAGTATTGGGACACTACAGCCACCAAAGTACATACGATACCTGCGCCTGTACAGGAAATTATCAGTCGTATGGATAAAGACAGTTCCCTGGAGGTAACACTGTACACCAATCTTGTAGACAGCAAGCAAAGGACCCCGTTGGGATTGCCTTTCAACCGGAATGGGTACCTGGAGGGGTTATGGGATCCTTATCTGCGATTCAAACCGGAAATACAATTCAGGTATGAATACTATTACGACAATAATCCGGCAATCAATCATGCTACACTCGGCGCTGGCCGCATGTACAGGGAGTTTCCGGGCAAGAGTCTCAAACATATCGCAGAAGAACATGCGAAACTGTTTAAGGTCAGTTTTTCCAAATTCAAATCACCAGAAGAAATGCGCAGGCAGATCAACCTCGATGCGGAAGGATATTCCCTGGTGATGCAATTGAAATACAAGGGAAAGACGGAGTTCGTCCGGTTCGGAACAGGAAGACCTGCTGTACAGCAAATTGGTGGGGCGTTAAAAAGACTGATCAATAATGATAATCCAGAGCTGGCTTACGTGTATGGAGAACTGGAAAGGGATATTTATTCACGGGGTCGCCGTGATTACGGAGAGCATTCCATGTTGAAAGAAAATCTGGATGCCCTCATCAATACAGGATTCCGTATCGATACCATTGATTTACGAACCCGCGATATTCCAAAAAGCGTAACAACAGTTGTTCTGGCAGATCCCAGACGGGAACTGGCAACAGAAGTGCTCAGAAAATTAAAAGCGTATATAGCTGAGGGTAAGAACATGCTGATACTGGGAGAACCCGATAAACAGTATGTGTTGAATCCCCTGCTCCGGGAATTGGGTGTTGAAATGTTGCCAGGTCAAATAGTGGAGCCAAAATATACCGCAACGCCGGAAAAGATTTTGGCGAAGCCCGCCAAAGGCTACAGAGCTGTTTGGGGGGAAGAGAATTATCGGCAAAGCATAGCGCTTAATCTGCCGGTTGACAGGCCGCTTGAGTTACCGGGCACAGCCGCATTGAAATACAATTCCGGCAAATTCGATATCGAGCCCGTTTTTGAAACGATGAAAGACAAAGCCTGGTTGAAAGCCGGAAAACTGGTGTCTGATTCGGCACAACCCGTATTCAATGCGGCCGAAGGCGATAGCACAGGCACCTTCAGTGTAGCGCTTAAGCTAACGAGAAGTACCGGGAACCGTGAACAGCGAATACTCGTTTGGGGCGATGCAGATCTGCTTAGCAACTGGAATTTACCTGCTACCAATAACCTGCCGCCGATGCTGCTGAAGTGGCTGCATTACGGGGAGTTTCCTCTCGACAAGGGACTCATTCAGGCAAAGGATGTAATGAAGTTACCGGCAAATCAAGCCAAATGGCTGCGAATCGTGTACGTTTTCATAGTGCCGGTTGTGATTCTTGCCGGCGCAGCACTATTGTTAAAACGAAGGAACCGAAAATAA
- a CDS encoding ABC transporter ATP-binding protein — MILQTINLSHRYSASWAIRDINIQIGHTGIVGLLGANGSGKSTTLNIISGTLNQTAGEVIIDGIDLRKHPEEAKKRVGFLPQQLPLYTDLTIDEYLLYSAQLRRIDKQQIRSAMEETKERCGLNHLSSRLIKNLSGGYRQRVGIAQAIIHKPKLVILDEPTNGLDPNQIIEVRKLILGIAQEHSVLLSSHILTEVNLLCKEIVMIESGRVVFSDSMESFANYAQSDSLLLRFENPPSREELLKIAGVEAVELLSPKQMRIRYSGDQAVSDRIVAASVSGNWLLREIGPDNTKLDNIFKQLSSQTAQ; from the coding sequence ATGATCCTTCAAACAATCAATCTTTCACATAGGTATAGTGCCAGCTGGGCTATACGTGATATCAATATTCAGATCGGCCATACCGGCATTGTAGGTTTGTTAGGCGCCAATGGATCAGGTAAATCCACCACGCTGAATATTATCAGCGGTACCCTTAATCAAACAGCGGGCGAGGTGATCATCGATGGAATCGATTTGCGCAAACATCCGGAAGAGGCAAAGAAACGGGTGGGTTTTCTTCCGCAACAACTTCCCCTCTACACCGATCTTACTATCGATGAATACCTGCTGTACAGTGCGCAGCTGAGGCGCATCGATAAACAGCAGATCAGATCCGCCATGGAGGAAACCAAAGAACGATGTGGCCTTAATCACCTTAGCTCACGGTTGATTAAGAATTTATCAGGCGGCTACCGGCAACGGGTAGGTATTGCACAGGCCATCATTCATAAGCCCAAACTGGTGATATTGGATGAACCTACCAACGGACTTGATCCCAATCAGATCATCGAAGTGCGTAAACTCATATTGGGTATCGCACAGGAGCATAGTGTGTTACTGTCTTCTCATATTCTTACGGAAGTGAATCTGCTGTGCAAGGAGATTGTTATGATCGAATCCGGACGTGTTGTTTTTTCAGACAGTATGGAGAGCTTCGCCAATTATGCTCAATCAGACAGCTTGCTGCTCCGTTTTGAAAATCCGCCATCACGCGAAGAATTACTGAAGATAGCCGGAGTGGAAGCAGTAGAGTTGCTATCTCCAAAACAGATGCGTATCCGCTATTCGGGAGATCAGGCCGTTTCGGACAGGATCGTTGCTGCAAGCGTATCGGGCAATTGGCTGTTACGCGAGATCGGACCGGATAATACCAAGCTCGATAATATCTTCAAACAACTATCTTCTCAAACTGCCCAATAA